The Halogeometricum rufum genome has a segment encoding these proteins:
- a CDS encoding HalOD1 output domain-containing protein: protein MSSYVRVNTMADDRPPESRTPAPYRSLTDLRYDEQAGLYRARYDPASARELFVDVVLAVSDVLGVDTCELEPAYETIDPDAFDTLVDSYATNAGVSGGSLSFRLDDCVVTVRRDELAFERRAT from the coding sequence ATGTCATCCTACGTTCGAGTGAACACGATGGCCGACGACCGACCCCCTGAGAGCCGAACGCCCGCACCCTACCGCTCGCTCACCGACCTCCGATACGACGAACAGGCCGGACTGTATCGCGCCCGCTACGACCCGGCGTCCGCGCGCGAACTGTTCGTGGACGTCGTCCTCGCGGTTTCGGACGTGCTGGGTGTGGATACGTGCGAGTTAGAACCCGCCTACGAGACCATCGACCCGGATGCTTTCGATACGCTCGTCGACTCGTACGCCACGAACGCCGGCGTCTCGGGGGGGTCGCTCTCGTTCAGACTGGACGACTGCGTCGTCACCGTCCGCCGGGACGAACTCGCTTTCGAACGGCGCGCCACCTGA
- a CDS encoding helix-turn-helix transcriptional regulator, protein MDDEDVVEVVKRFPILDALTDRPRTAAQLADRLSFSRSTVHRSTNRLADLGLLRKREDAFELTSFGRVATRSVAECRRDLDTASQLAPFLEAVETEVSFPVGPLSDASVTPCGRRRPHFAVKRVSDMLADSDSLRMFSGIVSPVYVERCCEHATDGSSIRAVFDRQVVDILFDDYASESKAACREGDLEVLIHDDCPFDLFVFDDRVAMTTHRADGSQAPFVESADPDVYEWAEQLFESYVSQAEFATLF, encoded by the coding sequence ATGGACGACGAAGACGTGGTCGAAGTCGTCAAACGGTTCCCGATACTCGACGCACTCACCGACCGTCCGCGGACCGCGGCGCAGTTAGCGGACCGGCTCTCCTTCTCGCGTTCGACCGTCCACCGCTCGACGAACCGACTCGCCGACCTCGGACTGCTCAGAAAGCGCGAAGACGCGTTCGAACTCACCAGTTTCGGCCGCGTCGCGACGCGGAGCGTCGCCGAGTGTCGCCGCGACCTCGATACCGCCTCGCAGTTGGCGCCGTTCCTCGAGGCCGTCGAAACCGAGGTGTCGTTCCCGGTCGGCCCCCTCTCGGACGCGTCGGTGACCCCGTGCGGACGCCGGCGGCCGCACTTCGCGGTCAAACGCGTCTCCGACATGCTGGCCGACTCCGACTCTCTGCGGATGTTCTCGGGTATCGTCTCTCCGGTGTACGTGGAACGGTGCTGTGAACACGCCACGGACGGGTCGTCCATCCGTGCCGTCTTCGACCGACAGGTCGTCGACATCCTCTTCGACGACTACGCGAGCGAGTCGAAGGCGGCGTGCCGCGAGGGAGATCTCGAGGTCCTCATCCACGACGACTGTCCGTTCGACCTGTTCGTCTTCGACGACCGGGTGGCGATGACGACGCACCGTGCGGACGGGAGTCAGGCACCCTTCGTCGAGTCCGCGGACCCTGACGTGTACGAGTGGGCCGAACAGTTGTTCGAGTCGTACGTCTCGCAGGCGGAGTTCGCGACGCTCTTCTGA
- a CDS encoding DUF1059 domain-containing protein — MPSQFECFQDGCSFMVRADTDDEVVHLVQEHAQYAHDLSIDAETVEAEIERT; from the coding sequence ATGCCCTCTCAGTTCGAGTGCTTCCAGGACGGGTGTAGCTTCATGGTTCGCGCAGACACCGACGACGAAGTCGTCCACCTCGTGCAGGAACACGCCCAGTACGCGCACGACCTCTCGATAGACGCCGAGACGGTCGAGGCCGAGATAGAGCGGACCTGA
- a CDS encoding DUF255 domain-containing protein: MTDDETRVEWRRWGPEAFEEADAAGKPVLLSLTATWCDGCHEMDVETYGEPRIAANVNDDFVPVRVDVDRHPRVRERYNMGGFPSTVFCTPSGELVTGAMYLGPDGMRQVLDRVREAWTDRGDAAGRVPRALADDPTPEGPVDTHIEEHLAGQLDEKYDDRFAGWGDGTKFPMPRTIEFALKRSRRQAVETLRTLAETLFDDVEGGFFRYAEGRDWSDPHHEKLLDTNAALVRAFANGYLYTGDDALLDPARRTQAFLAERLWNGAAFGGSVGPGDGSSVGPDDGEEYYELDADGRADHAGPRRDLTAYAGANALAADALLTLTAYTDDESARDYAVRTLDYLDSRLVDDDGVVAHFEAGEETGETLLLEDHARVVAAFGRARQVLGDDRYLDRARVVADATLDELQAGDGAFRDGPASGAGLLDRPLRPLDANVEMADALCDLAAVTGEDAYEDAARNAVGAFAGAWDRIGVQVAGYGSVAARLTRPTLVVAVGAPAGSDLHRAALRVADHEKVVVPDAPAVSADAATVRLGDRERTVTTPDQLMTAVSDLTDGA, encoded by the coding sequence ATGACGGACGACGAGACGCGCGTCGAGTGGCGGCGGTGGGGTCCGGAGGCGTTCGAGGAGGCCGACGCGGCCGGGAAACCCGTGTTGCTGTCGCTGACGGCGACGTGGTGCGACGGCTGTCACGAGATGGACGTCGAGACGTACGGCGAACCGCGCATCGCCGCGAACGTGAACGACGACTTCGTGCCGGTCCGAGTCGACGTGGACCGCCACCCGCGCGTCCGCGAGCGCTACAACATGGGCGGGTTCCCCTCGACGGTGTTCTGCACGCCGTCGGGCGAACTCGTCACCGGGGCGATGTACCTCGGCCCCGACGGCATGCGGCAGGTGCTCGACCGGGTCCGGGAGGCGTGGACCGATCGAGGCGACGCGGCCGGCCGGGTCCCGCGCGCTCTCGCGGACGACCCGACGCCGGAGGGGCCGGTGGACACGCACATCGAGGAACACCTCGCCGGGCAACTGGACGAGAAGTACGACGACCGGTTCGCCGGGTGGGGCGACGGGACGAAGTTCCCGATGCCGCGGACGATAGAGTTCGCCCTGAAGCGGTCGCGGCGACAGGCGGTGGAGACGCTCCGGACGCTGGCGGAGACGCTGTTCGACGACGTGGAAGGCGGCTTCTTCCGCTACGCCGAGGGCCGGGACTGGTCGGACCCGCACCACGAGAAACTGCTCGACACGAACGCCGCCCTCGTGCGGGCGTTCGCCAACGGCTACCTCTACACCGGCGACGACGCCCTCCTCGACCCGGCCCGGCGGACGCAGGCCTTCCTCGCGGAACGGCTCTGGAACGGCGCGGCGTTCGGGGGGAGCGTCGGCCCCGGCGACGGAAGTAGCGTCGGCCCCGACGACGGCGAGGAGTACTACGAACTGGACGCCGACGGCCGCGCCGACCACGCGGGGCCGCGGCGGGACCTGACCGCCTACGCCGGCGCGAACGCCCTCGCGGCGGACGCCCTGCTGACGCTGACCGCGTACACCGACGACGAGTCCGCCCGCGACTACGCGGTTCGGACGCTGGACTACCTCGACAGCCGACTCGTCGACGACGACGGCGTCGTGGCGCACTTCGAGGCGGGCGAGGAGACGGGCGAGACGCTCCTCCTCGAGGACCACGCGCGGGTCGTCGCCGCGTTCGGCAGGGCGCGACAGGTGCTCGGCGACGACCGGTATCTCGACCGGGCGCGGGTCGTCGCGGACGCGACGCTCGACGAACTGCAGGCGGGCGACGGCGCCTTCAGAGACGGGCCGGCGTCGGGCGCCGGGTTGCTCGACCGGCCGCTTCGACCGCTGGACGCGAACGTGGAGATGGCCGACGCGCTCTGTGACCTCGCGGCGGTGACGGGCGAGGACGCCTACGAGGACGCCGCGCGGAACGCCGTCGGCGCGTTCGCGGGCGCGTGGGACCGCATCGGCGTCCAGGTCGCCGGGTACGGGTCGGTGGCGGCGCGACTGACCCGACCGACGCTCGTCGTCGCCGTCGGCGCGCCGGCCGGGTCGGACCTCCACCGCGCGGCCCTCCGCGTCGCCGACCACGAGAAGGTCGTCGTCCCCGACGCGCCGGCCGTCTCGGCCGACGCGGCGACGGTTCGCCTCGGCGACCGCGAACGGACCGTCACCACACCCGACCAGTTGATGACCGCCGTCTCCGACCTCACCGACGGCGCGTGA
- a CDS encoding TrmB family transcriptional regulator, producing the protein MTSLRDLGLSEYEARAYRSLLRTGATTAKELSRASDVPMGRIYDVLNSLEQHSLVRSQAASRPKKYVAVEPDTALDRLLETKRRELEEKAEQYEAVVDELTDELETAEPVQGQFWTAAVGMEESVDLLLERLSAADSSLVMVAGTLSPQFDLGRVGELVTDELEAALDRGVEVSVLMSPKIVSSLPRSVGQRYVDRLENHPRFEVRTTEQLPGTFNLIDDVEVCIEVPNPLDPGEPFAMIDLKDAEFATDIREMFDPRWAEAKPLTLSNVEADD; encoded by the coding sequence ATGACCAGTCTGCGGGACCTCGGGTTGTCGGAGTACGAGGCGCGAGCGTACCGGTCGTTGCTGCGGACGGGTGCGACAACCGCCAAGGAGTTGTCGCGCGCCAGCGACGTGCCGATGGGCCGCATCTACGACGTGCTGAACAGTCTCGAACAGCACAGTCTCGTCCGGAGTCAGGCGGCGAGTCGCCCGAAGAAGTACGTCGCCGTCGAACCCGACACCGCGCTGGACCGTCTGCTGGAGACGAAGCGGCGGGAGTTAGAGGAGAAGGCCGAACAGTACGAGGCGGTCGTCGACGAACTCACCGACGAGTTGGAGACCGCAGAACCCGTGCAGGGGCAGTTCTGGACCGCCGCCGTCGGGATGGAGGAGTCCGTGGACCTGTTGCTCGAACGCCTCTCGGCCGCCGACAGTTCGCTCGTCATGGTCGCCGGGACGCTCTCGCCGCAGTTCGACCTGGGCCGCGTCGGCGAACTCGTCACGGACGAACTCGAAGCCGCACTGGACCGCGGCGTGGAGGTGTCCGTGCTGATGTCGCCGAAGATAGTCTCGTCGCTCCCCCGGAGCGTCGGCCAACGCTACGTCGACCGCCTGGAGAACCACCCGCGCTTCGAGGTGCGGACGACGGAACAACTGCCGGGGACGTTCAACCTCATCGACGACGTGGAGGTGTGCATCGAGGTCCCGAACCCCCTCGACCCCGGCGAACCGTTCGCGATGATAGACCTGAAGGACGCCGAGTTCGCCACCGACATCCGAGAGATGTTCGACCCGCGGTGGGCGGAGGCCAAGCCCCTCACGCTGTCGAACGTCGAAGCGGACGACTGA
- the mptA gene encoding GTP cyclohydrolase MptA — protein MSHQLPDVQAGRPDVTVGLSQVGVTGVDKLVKIARDGKRPLILMAEFEVFVDLPSGRKGIDMSRNMQVIDEILEDAVAEPTYRVEDMCGDTAERLLAKHDYTSEAEVRMTAELVLRENTPASDLQTQSTANIIASAVATEDGTREEIGAEVVGMTVCPCSQGMSASRARDVMRDLDVDDDTIEEFLEQVPQPGHSQRGHATLTVETDGSPDVDLIDLVDIARDSMSARIYNLAKRPDEDHMTYHAHANAKFVEDCVRSMAEQVVDEFDYLADSAVVHMKQSNDESIHQHNAHAERVASLGELRDELADL, from the coding sequence ATGAGTCACCAGTTGCCTGACGTTCAGGCAGGTAGACCCGACGTGACCGTCGGACTGAGCCAGGTGGGTGTGACGGGTGTGGACAAACTCGTCAAAATCGCTCGCGACGGCAAGCGCCCGCTGATTCTGATGGCGGAGTTCGAGGTGTTCGTCGACTTACCCAGCGGACGCAAGGGGATCGACATGAGCCGGAACATGCAGGTCATCGACGAAATCCTCGAGGACGCCGTCGCCGAACCGACGTATCGCGTCGAGGACATGTGTGGTGACACCGCGGAGCGACTCCTCGCCAAGCACGACTACACCTCGGAGGCCGAGGTGCGGATGACCGCGGAACTCGTCCTCCGCGAGAACACTCCGGCGTCGGACCTCCAGACGCAGAGCACGGCCAACATCATCGCCAGCGCGGTCGCCACCGAGGACGGCACCCGCGAGGAGATCGGGGCCGAGGTCGTCGGCATGACGGTCTGTCCCTGTTCGCAGGGGATGTCGGCCTCCCGCGCCCGCGACGTGATGCGGGACCTCGACGTCGACGACGACACCATCGAGGAGTTCCTAGAGCAGGTCCCGCAACCGGGCCACTCCCAGCGAGGACACGCGACGCTGACCGTCGAGACGGACGGGTCGCCCGACGTGGACCTCATCGACCTCGTGGACATCGCCCGCGACTCGATGTCCGCACGCATCTACAACCTCGCGAAACGACCCGACGAGGACCACATGACCTACCACGCGCACGCCAACGCGAAGTTCGTCGAGGACTGCGTCCGGTCGATGGCCGAACAGGTCGTCGACGAGTTCGACTACCTCGCCGACAGCGCCGTCGTCCACATGAAGCAGTCGAACGACGAGTCCATCCACCAGCACAACGCCCACGCCGAACGGGTCGCGTCGCTGGGCGAACTCAGAGACGAACTCGCGGACCTGTAG
- a CDS encoding DUF7124 domain-containing protein — protein MDGGGSTDMTLAFELAALKALADPNAVFNDARQWTEYVGVVSDKPTYVVTNFTRKHRVRQDFFSGPRGVEESLENVKRQFDTDRHVFVGTSDEDRDLADRTEWEYLPLEQAAEAAGWALAGESEEDDPFETSTRDDWP, from the coding sequence ATGGACGGAGGCGGCTCTACCGACATGACGCTGGCGTTCGAGTTGGCGGCGCTGAAGGCGCTCGCCGACCCGAACGCCGTCTTCAACGACGCACGGCAGTGGACGGAGTACGTCGGCGTGGTGAGCGACAAGCCCACCTACGTCGTCACGAACTTCACTCGGAAACACCGCGTCCGTCAGGACTTCTTCTCCGGACCGCGCGGCGTCGAGGAGAGTCTGGAGAACGTGAAACGGCAGTTCGACACCGACCGCCACGTCTTCGTCGGGACGAGCGACGAGGACCGCGATCTCGCCGACCGGACCGAGTGGGAGTATCTCCCGCTCGAACAGGCCGCAGAGGCCGCAGGCTGGGCGCTCGCCGGCGAGTCGGAGGAGGACGACCCGTTCGAGACGAGCACTCGCGACGACTGGCCCTGA
- a CDS encoding RNA-guided endonuclease InsQ/TnpB family protein: MAKQVVTRTYTASIRNQQRVSDDLDALGFSASKLWNVGRWVCDRVWSEIGHIPGHNELTSYLKSHERYDDLHSQSSQRVLQELAEAFNGWYGKRRNGDTRANPPKYRKHGDDHPRSTVTFKAAGFKLDTEYERVRLSKGSNLKEYWSDFILCEYQIRPDVNLSTVENVQQVRAVWTGDEWELHFVCKVEIEVAESPGEKTVGVDLGINNFATLAYEDGHSELYPLNCLKQDDYYFSKRIACCDDSDSEQATRLNQKKSARRTHYFHTLSKHIVQRCVDEGVATIAVGELSSIREDEENGESKNWGKHGNLDLHSWAFDRFTQMLEYKAEMEGITVERVSERDTSRSCSCCGRKRDANRVERGLYVCDECGTVANADVNAAENIRQKVSPNPATDGGDRSNGWLAQPSTYLFDSESGCFAPREQATS, from the coding sequence ATGGCGAAACAGGTCGTCACACGCACCTACACTGCTTCCATACGGAACCAACAACGGGTGTCCGACGACCTCGACGCCCTCGGGTTCTCAGCATCAAAACTCTGGAACGTCGGGCGGTGGGTTTGCGACCGAGTGTGGTCAGAGATAGGTCACATCCCCGGTCACAACGAACTCACCTCGTACCTCAAGTCGCACGAACGCTACGATGACCTGCATTCTCAGTCAAGTCAGCGAGTTTTGCAAGAACTCGCTGAAGCGTTCAACGGCTGGTACGGCAAACGACGTAACGGAGACACGAGAGCAAACCCACCGAAGTACCGCAAACACGGCGACGACCATCCGCGAAGTACGGTCACGTTCAAAGCCGCAGGCTTCAAACTCGACACCGAGTACGAAAGAGTCCGACTCTCGAAAGGCTCGAACCTCAAGGAGTATTGGTCGGACTTCATCCTCTGCGAATATCAGATTCGCCCCGACGTTAACCTCTCCACCGTGGAAAACGTCCAACAGGTTCGAGCAGTCTGGACTGGTGACGAGTGGGAACTGCACTTCGTGTGCAAAGTTGAAATCGAGGTTGCTGAATCACCCGGTGAGAAGACCGTGGGTGTTGACCTCGGTATCAACAACTTCGCCACGCTCGCCTACGAAGACGGTCACAGTGAACTGTATCCGCTCAACTGTCTGAAGCAGGACGACTACTACTTCAGCAAGCGAATCGCTTGCTGTGACGACTCAGACTCAGAGCAGGCCACGCGACTGAATCAGAAGAAGTCGGCCCGTCGAACCCACTACTTCCACACGCTCTCGAAACACATCGTTCAGCGATGTGTTGACGAAGGGGTGGCGACGATTGCGGTTGGCGAGCTCTCCAGTATCCGCGAGGATGAGGAGAACGGCGAGTCGAAGAACTGGGGTAAGCACGGCAACCTCGACCTGCACTCGTGGGCGTTCGACCGCTTCACACAGATGCTCGAATACAAGGCCGAGATGGAAGGCATCACTGTCGAGCGGGTGTCTGAGCGCGATACGTCGAGGTCGTGTTCGTGCTGTGGGCGGAAGCGTGACGCGAACCGTGTTGAACGTGGGTTGTATGTCTGCGATGAGTGCGGTACGGTGGCGAATGCAGACGTGAACGCCGCTGAGAACATTCGACAGAAAGTATCTCCGAATCCCGCCACAGATGGCGGTGATAGGAGTAACGGCTGGTTGGCACAGCCATCGACGTACTTGTTCGATTCAGAGAGCGGATGCTTCGCACCGCGAGAACAGGCCACGTCGTAA
- a CDS encoding NAD(P)/FAD-dependent oxidoreductase, translated as MTQSYVIIGDGIAGSSAAETLREEEPDADITVVTDEGEALYNRILIKEFAKGKLPEAPISIHDPEWYDERDIELKLNTLVTDVDPDGHTITTHEGEELSWDKLLVSVGGTPTQLPVDNSDAEGVHHFWTFQDARKIRSHMEEADSSVVVGAGLLGIDLAAITAAQGVEGKYLMRGNCWWRYALSEEGAEIIHEALRERNVEPVFDSGVDHFEVDDDGAVTTAVDPNGDEYDADFVGIAIGLDFNTEILQGTDIECDDGIVVDEYMRTNHEDVFAAGDITQFHDVILGERAQNGAWGSAKEQGTIAAQNMVDYGSEEFRWVSSYSITHFDFPFLSFGHPTIGDDEAEAKYSDSEWRRLAFKDGKIVGGVLIGDLSPQSKYKKLMREERVVADQKDVLMQQQFEIDDLDLEEEAPAE; from the coding sequence ATGACCCAGTCGTACGTCATCATCGGCGACGGTATCGCGGGGAGTTCCGCCGCTGAGACCCTCCGTGAGGAGGAACCCGACGCCGACATCACCGTCGTCACCGACGAGGGTGAAGCCCTGTACAATCGTATCCTCATCAAAGAGTTCGCCAAGGGGAAACTCCCCGAAGCGCCGATCTCCATCCACGACCCCGAGTGGTACGACGAGCGCGACATCGAACTGAAGCTCAACACCCTCGTCACCGACGTCGACCCGGACGGGCACACCATCACGACGCACGAGGGCGAGGAACTCTCGTGGGACAAACTGCTCGTCTCCGTGGGGGGGACGCCGACCCAACTGCCCGTCGACAACTCCGACGCCGAGGGCGTCCACCACTTCTGGACGTTCCAGGACGCCCGCAAGATTCGCTCGCACATGGAGGAGGCCGACAGTTCCGTCGTCGTGGGGGCCGGACTGCTCGGCATCGACCTCGCGGCCATCACGGCCGCGCAGGGCGTCGAGGGCAAGTACCTCATGCGCGGGAACTGCTGGTGGCGGTACGCGCTCTCGGAGGAGGGCGCCGAGATAATCCACGAGGCACTCCGCGAACGGAACGTCGAACCCGTCTTCGACTCCGGCGTCGACCACTTCGAGGTCGACGACGACGGCGCGGTGACGACGGCCGTCGACCCCAACGGTGACGAGTACGACGCCGACTTCGTCGGCATCGCCATCGGACTGGACTTCAACACGGAGATTCTGCAGGGCACCGACATCGAGTGCGACGACGGCATCGTCGTCGACGAGTACATGCGGACGAACCACGAGGACGTGTTCGCGGCGGGCGACATCACGCAGTTCCACGACGTCATCCTCGGCGAACGCGCCCAGAACGGCGCGTGGGGGTCGGCGAAGGAACAGGGGACCATCGCCGCGCAGAATATGGTCGACTACGGGTCCGAGGAGTTCCGCTGGGTCTCCTCGTACTCCATCACCCACTTCGACTTCCCGTTCCTCTCGTTCGGTCACCCGACCATCGGGGACGACGAGGCGGAGGCGAAGTACTCCGACAGCGAGTGGCGACGCCTCGCCTTCAAGGACGGCAAAATCGTCGGCGGCGTCCTCATCGGTGACCTCTCGCCGCAGTCGAAGTACAAGAAGCTCATGCGCGAGGAACGCGTCGTCGCCGACCAGAAGGACGTGCTGATGCAACAGCAGTTCGAGATAGACGACCTGGACCTCGAAGAGGAAGCGCCGGCCGAGTAA
- a CDS encoding winged helix-turn-helix domain-containing protein, producing MSETDAGDEGLLTDCVDCLAPAEAFAVVGNETRLAILEALWRSPERPVTFSDLRRRVGMRDSAQFNYHLGKLTGQFVAKTDDGYEFRHAGEKVVRAVLSGSFNENPTVEPFEVPGECADCGGTLTASYLDEHISVGCRDCGRLHAHAPFPPGGLTDRSDEEVAHAFDQRVRHLHCLAADGVCPECGGRMGTTLSQETGPLDVAACSVHRCEQCDHRIRSPVGLSLLDQSDVVGFHATHGVDLRDSPHWTFEWCVGDRTTVLDDDPWRVRVDIPLDDEELRVTLDDELAVVAVERRRLG from the coding sequence ATGAGCGAAACAGACGCGGGCGACGAGGGACTCCTCACGGACTGTGTGGACTGTCTCGCCCCCGCGGAGGCGTTCGCCGTCGTCGGCAACGAGACGCGCCTCGCCATCCTCGAAGCCCTCTGGCGGTCGCCGGAGCGTCCGGTGACGTTCTCGGACCTCCGCCGTCGGGTCGGGATGCGCGACAGCGCGCAGTTCAACTACCACCTCGGCAAACTCACCGGCCAGTTCGTCGCGAAGACCGACGACGGCTACGAGTTCAGGCACGCGGGCGAGAAGGTGGTCCGCGCCGTCCTCTCGGGGAGTTTCAACGAGAACCCGACGGTCGAACCGTTCGAGGTGCCGGGCGAGTGCGCCGACTGCGGCGGCACGCTCACCGCCTCGTACCTCGACGAACACATCTCCGTCGGCTGTCGGGACTGCGGCCGTCTGCACGCGCACGCGCCGTTCCCGCCGGGCGGACTCACCGACCGGTCGGACGAGGAAGTCGCGCACGCGTTCGACCAGCGCGTCCGGCACCTGCACTGCCTCGCCGCGGACGGCGTCTGCCCGGAGTGCGGCGGACGAATGGGAACGACGCTGTCGCAGGAGACGGGACCGCTCGACGTGGCCGCCTGTTCGGTCCACCGCTGCGAGCAGTGCGACCACCGCATCCGATCGCCCGTCGGCCTCAGCCTCCTCGACCAGTCCGACGTCGTCGGCTTCCACGCGACTCACGGCGTCGACCTGCGGGACAGTCCGCACTGGACGTTCGAGTGGTGCGTCGGCGACCGGACCACCGTCCTCGACGACGACCCGTGGCGCGTCCGCGTGGACATCCCGCTGGACGACGAGGAACTGCGCGTGACGCTCGACGACGAACTCGCCGTCGTCGCCGTCGAACGGCGACGCCTCGGCTGA